One Cyanobacteriota bacterium genomic window carries:
- a CDS encoding glycine C-acetyltransferase has protein sequence MVNKIEKEAISIVNQELEAIKAKGIYKTERLISSAQGREIETIAADQSQKTFLNLCANNYLGLGGSQELIDFAKEGLDRYGFGLNSVRFICGTQTIHRELEQKVAEFVGCQDAVLYSSCFDANGGLFETLLNKEDVIISDKLNHASIIDGIRLCKAERKLYDNNDMEQLETLLQESETSRIRLIVTDGVFSMDGVIANLSKIVELAEKYNALVMVDDSHATGFVGKTGRGTAEHCDVFGKIDIITGTFGKALGGASGGFTACHSSIADLLRQRSRPYLFSNSLAPAIVWTEIKVLEMLNKGSELIAQVQANSKYLREKLTEAGIDIVPGEHPIIPVMIYDEVKAIAVAEKLYQEGIYVVGFCYPVVPLGKARIRVQVSAIHRREDLDRLVAALKKYL, from the coding sequence ATGGTCAACAAGATAGAAAAAGAAGCTATTTCCATAGTAAATCAAGAGCTTGAGGCGATTAAAGCCAAGGGTATTTATAAAACCGAGCGTTTGATTAGTTCAGCTCAGGGACGTGAGATAGAAACTATTGCTGCAGATCAAAGCCAGAAGACTTTTCTTAATCTCTGTGCTAATAACTATCTTGGTCTTGGTGGCTCACAGGAATTGATTGATTTTGCAAAAGAGGGACTTGATCGTTATGGTTTTGGTCTTAATTCAGTTAGATTTATTTGTGGTACTCAGACTATTCATCGTGAGCTTGAGCAGAAGGTAGCTGAATTTGTTGGTTGCCAGGATGCGGTGCTTTATTCGTCTTGTTTTGATGCCAATGGTGGTTTGTTTGAAACATTGTTGAATAAAGAAGATGTGATTATTAGTGACAAGCTCAATCACGCAAGTATCATTGATGGCATTCGGCTTTGCAAGGCTGAGCGTAAGCTCTATGACAATAATGATATGGAGCAGCTTGAGACTTTGCTGCAAGAGAGTGAAACGAGTCGCATACGCTTGATTGTGACTGATGGTGTTTTTAGTATGGATGGAGTTATTGCTAATCTCTCTAAGATAGTTGAATTAGCTGAAAAATATAATGCCCTTGTGATGGTTGATGATTCTCATGCAACTGGTTTTGTTGGTAAAACTGGTCGCGGGACTGCAGAGCATTGCGATGTTTTTGGTAAAATAGATATTATTACTGGTACCTTTGGCAAGGCTCTGGGAGGGGCTTCTGGAGGTTTTACTGCTTGTCATAGTAGCATTGCTGATCTTCTGAGACAAAGATCTAGACCTTATCTTTTTTCTAACTCACTAGCTCCGGCGATTGTCTGGACAGAGATCAAGGTTTTGGAGATGCTCAACAAGGGTTCTGAACTGATAGCTCAAGTACAAGCAAATAGCAAATACCTTAGAGAGAAACTAACAGAAGCTGGAATTGATATTGTGCCAGGTGAGCATCCTATTATTCCGGTGATGATTTATGATGAGGTCAAAGCTATTGCAGTGGCTGAGAAACTTTATCAAGAAGGAATCTATGTTGTTGGGTTTTGTTATCCAGTTGTACCATTAGGCAAGGCTCGCATTAGAGTACAAGTTTCAGCCATTCATCGCAGAGAGGATTTGGATAGATTGGTAGCAGCTTTGAAGAAATATTTGTGA
- a CDS encoding hydantoinase B/oxoprolinase family protein, translating to MMTLLKERNAADGTLRIGSNYQFFIDRGGTFTDCYAVTDKGSRIIKLLSVDPMNYADAPREAIRRVLLQDHDLAILKDPYKPFPTSCDHYHIETIRMGTTVATNALLEHQGAKFAFITTSGFADLLEIAYQNRPKIFDLEIIKVKQLYSRVIELDERILVSGVEKELDLDQVCKQLQELLDAGIDNLAIALMHSYANPQHELRLKDLAQSMGFKQVSISSEISPMIKIVPRADTTCIDAYLSPVLKQYVNNFKNGFSDGLAKTQLMFMKSDAGLTKAESFAGYNSILSGPAGGVVALSSLRGPEECGNPVIGFDMGGTSTDVSRYAGEFEMSFESEINGHRIQAPQLDIKTVAAGGGSRLFYDNGMFRVGPESAGADPGPVSYGKGGHLAITDANLVLGRLIPEYFPQVFGRNADQPLDKAAAIRAFEELREENNLDLTIEEIASGFIKVANEIMARPIREISIMKGHDIKTHSLACFGGAGGQHACAIARDLGINKVIIHKYSGILSAYGLALADEVVERQKPASLPGATELRRGILELEAEFSSLIEGIEIIKQCIIIKYLNLRYQGTDTQFMIKEPEDGDYSRAFKEQYLREFGFDLTDREILVDDVRVRVVKSSALAQQGIGNREKGLGSKDLAFSAQVYFDKWYEVPVYLFGNLGFEQEIMGPAIIMQDTATLVIEPESTASLNSDGNLEIQVKPYSLSPIPYSHQIDPVSLTIFANRFMSIAEQMGRSLQKTSISTNIKERLDFSCAIFDQDAGLVANAPHQPVHLGSMGHAVSKQVQGSEIQVDKVQSGDSFLTNHPAMGGSHLPDLTVITPVFPSSLRYDAASAPIFYVANRAHHADIGGISPGSMPSFSTSLDQEGVAIKSFKLVDAGEFQEQSLRELLSSSRTLEDNISDLRAQVAANKKGIELIEALIAEFGQEPVAFYMKEIQANAEEAVRSSLRASAKQSSLEARDYLDDGSVIKLKVEINQKTGSAIFDFTGTAARLKNNLNTPEAVTSSAILYALRAMINKEIPLNQGCLKPITIVIPEGSLLKPPEDAAVVAGNVLTSQRIVDVIFKAFGTCAASQGCMNNISFGNDHFGYYETIGGGAGAGPTWHGASGVHTHMTNTRITDPEILETRYPVILREFSIRKGSGGQGKFKGGDGLVRVFEFLDNLQVSILTERRVYAPYGMAGGEDGARGENRLDKADGSSIQLEGKCSIDLAKTDRLRVLTPGAGGYGES from the coding sequence ATGATGACACTACTTAAGGAGCGTAACGCAGCAGATGGGACTTTGCGGATAGGTTCTAACTATCAGTTTTTTATAGATAGGGGCGGCACCTTCACCGATTGCTATGCCGTTACTGATAAAGGTTCTAGGATTATTAAGTTATTGTCTGTTGATCCTATGAATTATGCTGATGCACCTCGTGAAGCGATTCGTAGAGTCTTGTTGCAGGATCATGACTTGGCTATTTTAAAAGATCCGTATAAACCCTTTCCAACTTCTTGTGATCATTATCATATTGAAACTATTAGGATGGGGACTACTGTTGCAACTAATGCTTTGCTTGAACATCAAGGAGCCAAATTTGCATTCATAACTACTAGCGGTTTTGCTGATTTATTAGAAATTGCCTATCAGAATCGTCCCAAGATTTTTGATCTTGAAATTATAAAAGTTAAGCAGCTTTATTCTCGTGTGATAGAACTTGATGAAAGGATTTTAGTTAGTGGAGTTGAAAAAGAATTAGATCTAGATCAAGTTTGCAAGCAATTACAAGAGCTGCTTGATGCTGGTATTGATAATTTGGCTATAGCTTTGATGCATTCTTATGCTAATCCGCAGCATGAGTTGAGACTTAAGGATCTCGCTCAGTCAATGGGTTTTAAGCAAGTCTCTATCTCATCGGAGATTAGTCCAATGATCAAAATCGTGCCGCGTGCCGATACTACTTGTATCGATGCTTATTTAAGTCCTGTCTTAAAGCAGTATGTAAATAATTTCAAGAATGGTTTTAGTGATGGTTTAGCTAAGACTCAGTTGATGTTTATGAAGTCAGATGCTGGCTTGACCAAGGCTGAAAGTTTTGCTGGTTACAATTCTATTTTGTCAGGTCCTGCGGGGGGAGTGGTGGCGCTTTCGTCATTGCGAGGCCCAGAGGAGTGCGGCAATCCAGTTATCGGTTTTGATATGGGCGGCACCTCAACTGACGTCTCGCGTTATGCTGGTGAGTTTGAAATGAGTTTTGAATCAGAGATCAATGGTCATCGAATTCAAGCGCCTCAACTTGATATCAAAACAGTAGCTGCTGGCGGCGGTTCAAGATTGTTCTATGACAATGGAATGTTTAGGGTGGGACCAGAAAGTGCTGGTGCTGATCCTGGTCCAGTCTCTTATGGCAAAGGCGGGCATCTTGCAATCACAGATGCTAACTTGGTTCTGGGGCGATTGATACCAGAGTATTTTCCGCAAGTCTTTGGCAGGAACGCAGATCAACCACTTGATAAAGCAGCAGCCATTAGAGCATTTGAAGAATTACGCGAAGAAAATAATCTGGATTTGACTATTGAAGAAATTGCCAGTGGTTTTATTAAAGTAGCTAATGAAATAATGGCAAGACCAATACGTGAGATTTCAATTATGAAAGGACATGACATTAAAACTCATAGTCTTGCTTGTTTTGGCGGGGCTGGCGGGCAGCATGCTTGTGCCATTGCTAGAGACCTTGGAATTAACAAGGTCATTATTCATAAATATTCTGGGATACTTTCTGCTTATGGTTTGGCGCTTGCTGATGAAGTGGTAGAAAGACAAAAGCCGGCATCATTGCCAGGAGCAACGGAGCTGCGACGCGGCATTCTAGAGCTAGAAGCAGAGTTTTCATCTTTAATAGAAGGGATTGAAATAATTAAACAGTGTATAATTATTAAATATCTCAATCTGCGCTATCAAGGTACTGATACACAGTTTATGATCAAAGAGCCTGAGGATGGGGATTATAGTAGAGCATTTAAAGAACAATATCTTAGGGAGTTTGGTTTTGATTTAACTGATAGAGAGATTCTTGTTGATGATGTGAGGGTGCGAGTTGTTAAGTCTTCGGCTTTAGCTCAGCAGGGAATAGGGAATAGGGAGAAGGGACTAGGGAGCAAGGATCTTGCTTTCAGTGCACAAGTTTATTTCGATAAGTGGTATGAAGTACCAGTATATTTGTTTGGTAACTTGGGTTTTGAACAAGAGATTATGGGACCAGCAATTATTATGCAGGATACGGCAACGCTTGTGATTGAACCTGAATCAACTGCTTCATTAAATTCTGATGGCAACTTGGAGATCCAAGTCAAGCCCTATTCCCTATCTCCTATTCCCTATTCCCATCAAATTGATCCTGTCAGTTTAACCATCTTTGCCAACCGCTTTATGTCTATAGCTGAGCAAATGGGACGCTCTTTGCAAAAGACTTCTATCTCTACTAATATCAAAGAGCGTTTAGATTTTTCTTGTGCGATTTTTGATCAGGATGCTGGCTTAGTTGCTAATGCGCCTCACCAACCGGTGCATCTAGGATCAATGGGGCATGCAGTCTCTAAGCAAGTTCAAGGCTCTGAGATTCAGGTTGATAAAGTGCAGTCTGGAGATAGTTTCTTGACTAACCACCCTGCTATGGGCGGTTCTCACTTGCCTGACCTTACTGTAATCACGCCAGTATTCCCGTCTTCACTACGTTATGACGCGGCAAGTGCTCCAATTTTCTATGTCGCTAATCGCGCTCACCATGCTGATATTGGTGGTATTAGTCCTGGTTCGATGCCTAGTTTTTCAACTAGTTTGGATCAAGAAGGAGTGGCAATCAAGAGTTTTAAATTAGTTGACGCTGGTGAGTTTCAAGAACAAAGTTTGCGTGAGCTTTTGAGTTCTTCAAGAACACTTGAAGACAATATTTCTGATTTAAGAGCACAAGTCGCCGCAAATAAAAAAGGTATAGAGTTGATTGAAGCGCTTATTGCTGAGTTTGGACAAGAGCCGGTTGCCTTTTATATGAAAGAAATTCAAGCGAATGCTGAAGAAGCTGTGCGTTCGTCATTGCGAGCGTCAGCGAAGCAATCCAGTCTAGAGGCTCGTGACTATCTTGATGACGGTTCTGTGATTAAGCTTAAAGTAGAAATAAACCAAAAAACAGGTTCAGCGATTTTTGATTTCACTGGTACTGCTGCAAGATTAAAAAACAACCTCAATACTCCTGAAGCTGTTACTAGCTCGGCTATTCTCTATGCGCTTAGAGCCATGATCAATAAAGAGATCCCGCTTAATCAAGGTTGTCTAAAACCAATCACGATTGTTATTCCAGAAGGGTCTTTATTGAAGCCGCCAGAAGATGCAGCGGTGGTTGCAGGTAATGTGCTTACCAGTCAAAGAATCGTTGATGTGATTTTCAAAGCTTTTGGAACTTGTGCTGCTTCGCAAGGTTGCATGAACAATATTAGTTTTGGCAATGACCACTTTGGCTATTACGAAACCATCGGTGGCGGAGCTGGGGCTGGACCGACTTGGCATGGAGCGTCTGGAGTGCACACTCACATGACTAATACTCGCATCACTGATCCTGAGATTTTGGAAACAAGATACCCGGTAATTCTTAGAGAGTTTTCTATTCGCAAGGGCTCTGGCGGCCAAGGGAAATTCAAGGGTGGTGATGGTTTAGTTCGTGTCTTTGAATTTCTTGATAACTTGCAAGTCTCGATTTTAACTGAGAGAAGAGTCTACGCGCCTTATGGGATGGCAGGTGGAGAGGATGGAGCGAGGGGGGAGAATAGGCTTGATAAGGCAGATGGATCTAGTATTCAACTTGAGGGCAAGTGTTCTATAGATCTTGCCAAGACTGATAGATTGAGGGTTTTAACCCCTGGTGCTGGTGGATATGGTGAGAGCTAA
- the trmFO gene encoding methylenetetrahydrofolate--tRNA-(uracil(54)-C(5))-methyltransferase (FADH(2)-oxidizing) TrmFO, with the protein MNMLKEIKIIGAGLAGTEAAWQLAQGIQARGLDWRIKLYEMRPKVKTPAHHTDNLAELVCSNSLGSEFLTTARGVLIHEMQEFDSLIIRAAKEAKVPAGQALAVDRDLFAKVITEAITNHPCIELIREEYCDDLTKEEGIVIVASGPLTSPHLAENITGLLRSARNDIEFSESPFLHFFDAASPIVSADSIDMDIAFRASRYGKGDEGEGKGDYINCPFYSEEEFQKFYDALMSAERAPLKDFELESMAKQQLPQFCSNSRPAKSVKAELTEPSMMTSQDERNAELGQKGKAVKFFEGCMPIEAIAERGSQTMCFGPLKPVGLTDPRYPDRRAVAVVQLRQDNVAASLYNIVGFQTNLKWGEQARVFSMIPGLKNLEILRYGVMHQNIFINSPLFLNADMSMRGMGNREKGKGIFFAGQLTGVEGYTESAATGIIAARSILEPDAQPLPQETMMGALSHYISHAEAKHFQPINSNWGLINTQPENLEKQYRKNKKLRQEFLANRALGLIRDSGKYSGKYTGKKLLEIL; encoded by the coding sequence ATGAATATGCTTAAAGAAATCAAAATCATTGGCGCAGGACTTGCAGGCACAGAAGCTGCTTGGCAATTAGCGCAAGGAATCCAAGCGAGAGGACTTGATTGGAGAATTAAGCTCTATGAAATGCGCCCAAAGGTCAAGACTCCAGCGCATCATACTGATAACTTGGCTGAATTGGTTTGTTCTAATTCATTGGGTTCTGAGTTCCTCACGACGGCTCGAGGAGTTTTGATTCATGAGATGCAAGAGTTTGATAGTTTGATTATTCGCGCTGCCAAAGAAGCTAAGGTACCAGCTGGGCAAGCACTGGCTGTTGACAGAGATCTTTTTGCAAAAGTAATCACGGAAGCTATTACTAATCATCCTTGTATAGAATTGATTCGCGAGGAGTATTGTGATGATTTAACTAAGGAAGAGGGGATTGTGATTGTTGCTTCTGGTCCGCTTACTTCGCCGCATCTTGCTGAGAATATAACAGGATTGCTTCGCTCTGCTCGCAATGACATTGAATTCTCAGAATCACCTTTTCTACATTTCTTCGATGCTGCTAGCCCAATAGTCAGTGCTGATTCAATTGATATGGATATTGCTTTCCGCGCTTCGCGTTACGGGAAAGGGGATGAGGGAGAAGGGAAAGGGGATTACATAAATTGCCCCTTCTACTCCGAAGAAGAGTTTCAAAAATTTTATGATGCCTTAATGTCTGCTGAAAGAGCGCCACTCAAAGACTTTGAACTAGAATCTATGGCTAAGCAACAGCTGCCGCAATTTTGTTCAAATTCAAGGCCTGCGAAGAGTGTGAAGGCTGAGTTGACTGAGCCGTCAATGATGACTTCACAAGATGAGCGAAACGCAGAACTTGGACAAAAGGGCAAAGCTGTTAAGTTCTTTGAGGGCTGTATGCCAATTGAGGCAATCGCTGAACGCGGCAGTCAAACAATGTGTTTCGGTCCACTCAAGCCAGTTGGTCTAACGGATCCTCGTTATCCAGATCGCAGAGCTGTTGCAGTTGTGCAGTTGCGTCAGGATAATGTAGCAGCGTCACTTTATAACATAGTTGGCTTTCAGACTAATCTTAAGTGGGGAGAACAAGCAAGAGTATTTTCTATGATTCCTGGATTGAAGAACTTAGAGATCTTGCGCTACGGAGTGATGCATCAAAATATTTTTATTAACTCGCCTTTGTTTTTGAATGCGGATATGTCTATGAGGGGAATGGGGAACAGGGAAAAGGGAAAAGGGATATTTTTTGCAGGGCAATTGACTGGAGTGGAAGGTTATACTGAGTCAGCAGCAACTGGAATCATTGCAGCTAGATCAATTCTTGAGCCTGACGCGCAGCCTCTGCCTCAAGAAACCATGATGGGAGCTCTTTCTCACTATATTTCTCATGCCGAAGCAAAACATTTTCAACCCATTAATTCTAATTGGGGCTTGATTAATACTCAACCTGAGAATTTAGAAAAACAATATCGTAAGAATAAGAAGCTAAGGCAAGAGTTTTTGGCTAATAGAGCACTTGGATTGATCAGGGATAGTGGCAAATATAGTGGCAAATATACTGGTAAAAAACTATTAGAAATACTATGA
- a CDS encoding Fic family protein — protein sequence MAKTTTYSMEPMLPREGDKELENLALDLVAKSQALAVRLNPQLEKSIGDLVRSMNCYYSNLIEGHHTHPIEIEQALNDNYSINPEKRNLQLEARAHIEVQAYIDQAEISDEISSLQFICSIHKKFYDLLPDELKWVGSSSASKRKKVEAGKLRDGDVQVGQHIAPAASDLESLLLRYQEVYDFTSLSKLRSIIAVAAAHHRFVWIHPFYDGNGRVVRLLSHAYLKQLGIGSSIWSVSRALARNVQEYKTLLMAADGPRQGDYDGRGNLSEKALKDFCVFFLGAAIDQVEFMDSLLEPISFRERVSQHIQMEITKGALPRGSLALIKEVILRGEVERGTVAEIVDYSPRQARTILSKLLEYGILTSSSPRGAVRLCFPVKVLEYWFPRLYA from the coding sequence ATGGCTAAAACAACAACTTATTCTATGGAACCTATGTTACCTAGAGAAGGTGATAAAGAACTTGAGAATTTGGCTCTTGATTTGGTTGCAAAGTCTCAAGCACTTGCTGTTAGATTAAATCCACAGTTAGAAAAATCTATAGGTGATTTAGTTAGGTCTATGAATTGCTATTACAGTAATTTAATTGAAGGTCATCATACTCATCCAATAGAAATAGAACAAGCTTTGAATGATAATTATTCTATTAATCCTGAAAAGAGAAATCTACAATTAGAGGCTCGTGCACATATTGAGGTACAAGCATACATTGACCAAGCAGAAATAAGTGATGAAATTTCTTCCTTGCAATTTATTTGTAGTATCCACAAAAAGTTTTATGATTTATTGCCTGATGAATTAAAATGGGTTGGCAGCTCTAGTGCCAGCAAGCGGAAAAAAGTTGAAGCAGGTAAATTACGTGATGGCGATGTACAAGTAGGGCAACATATTGCTCCTGCTGCTAGTGATTTAGAGTCTTTGTTGCTTCGTTATCAAGAGGTTTATGATTTTACTTCTTTGTCCAAACTTAGGTCAATCATTGCTGTTGCTGCTGCTCATCATCGTTTTGTTTGGATACATCCATTTTATGACGGCAATGGTAGAGTTGTGCGCTTGTTGTCACATGCATATTTAAAACAATTAGGTATAGGTAGTAGTATCTGGTCTGTCTCTAGGGCTCTTGCTCGCAATGTTCAAGAATACAAAACTTTGTTGATGGCAGCAGATGGACCAAGACAGGGGGATTATGATGGCAGAGGTAATCTTTCTGAAAAGGCATTGAAGGATTTTTGTGTATTTTTTTTAGGTGCTGCTATCGATCAAGTTGAATTTATGGATTCTCTTTTGGAACCAATATCATTTAGAGAAAGAGTAAGCCAGCACATCCAGATGGAAATAACGAAAGGAGCTTTACCAAGAGGTTCTTTAGCTTTGATTAAAGAAGTAATTTTGCGAGGTGAGGTCGAGCGTGGCACAGTAGCTGAGATTGTTGATTATAGTCCTCGCCAAGCAAGAACGATTTTATCAAAATTACTTGAATATGGCATCTTAACTTCTTCAAGTCCAAGAGGAGCTGTGCGCTTATGCTTTCCCGTTAAGGTGCTTGAGTATTGGTTCCCGCGACTTTATGCATAA
- the fumC gene encoding class II fumarate hydratase: MTSDFRVEKDTMGEIQVPVSSYYGAQTARSLVNFKIGKDKMPIEVIRAFGVLKKAAALTNCKLGILDQSTADLISQAADEVIDGKLDEHFPLVVWQTGSGTQSNMNVNEVISNRGIEIAGGVIGSKTPVHPNDDVNKSQSSNDTFPAAMHIAAATFTLTRLAPAISKLRDALNAKSVAFEDIVKIGRTHLMDATPLTLGQEFSGYVQQLTKSLERIDAVLPDMMELALGGTAVGTGLNSHPDFAVAVAKSISDITGFKFITAPNKFEALAAHDALVMGHGALKTIAVSLMKIANDIRLLGSGPRCGIGELNLPENEPGSSIMPGKVNPTQCEAMTMVCAQVMGNDVAINFGGATGHFQLNVFKPMMIFNYLNSARLLSDACESFTENCVIGIEANEANCKKNLENSLMLVTALNTHIGYDKAAAIAKNAHVKGLTLRESAIALGHLNDEQFSNWVKAEEMTGPRV; the protein is encoded by the coding sequence ATGACAAGTGATTTTAGAGTTGAGAAAGATACTATGGGTGAAATTCAAGTCCCGGTATCTAGTTATTATGGAGCCCAAACAGCCAGATCTTTGGTTAATTTCAAAATTGGCAAGGACAAAATGCCAATAGAAGTTATTCGTGCTTTTGGTGTTCTCAAAAAAGCAGCAGCCCTAACTAATTGCAAGCTAGGAATTCTTGATCAAAGCACAGCAGATTTAATTTCCCAAGCGGCTGATGAGGTGATTGATGGCAAGCTCGATGAGCATTTTCCTCTTGTAGTTTGGCAAACAGGTTCTGGTACTCAATCTAATATGAACGTCAACGAAGTGATTTCTAATCGTGGAATTGAAATAGCTGGTGGCGTGATTGGCTCTAAGACACCGGTTCATCCAAACGATGATGTCAATAAATCGCAATCCTCTAATGATACTTTTCCAGCAGCGATGCATATTGCAGCAGCAACTTTCACGTTGACTCGCTTGGCTCCTGCTATTTCTAAATTACGTGACGCCTTGAACGCCAAGTCAGTTGCTTTTGAAGATATAGTCAAGATTGGTAGAACTCATTTGATGGATGCAACTCCACTGACTTTGGGACAAGAATTTTCTGGCTATGTTCAGCAATTAACAAAATCACTTGAGCGTATTGATGCGGTATTGCCAGATATGATGGAACTGGCACTTGGCGGAACAGCTGTTGGCACTGGTTTAAATAGTCATCCTGATTTTGCTGTAGCTGTTGCCAAATCTATTTCTGATATTACTGGTTTTAAATTCATCACAGCTCCAAACAAGTTTGAAGCACTTGCAGCACACGACGCGCTTGTAATGGGTCATGGTGCACTGAAAACAATTGCTGTTTCTTTGATGAAAATAGCAAATGATATTCGTTTACTTGGTTCAGGTCCTCGTTGCGGCATTGGTGAATTAAATTTACCAGAGAATGAGCCGGGTTCGTCAATTATGCCAGGCAAAGTCAATCCTACTCAATGTGAGGCTATGACTATGGTCTGTGCTCAGGTGATGGGTAATGATGTTGCAATTAATTTTGGTGGCGCGACAGGTCATTTCCAGCTTAATGTCTTTAAGCCGATGATGATTTTTAATTACCTCAACTCAGCTCGCTTGCTTAGTGACGCTTGTGAGTCATTTACCGAGAACTGTGTAATTGGAATTGAAGCTAATGAAGCTAATTGTAAAAAGAACTTAGAAAACTCTTTGATGTTGGTAACAGCACTCAACACTCATATTGGTTACGATAAAGCAGCCGCAATAGCAAAGAATGCCCATGTCAAAGGACTGACTTTGCGTGAGTCTGCTATTGCACTTGGTCATTTGAATGATGAACAATTTAGTAATTGGGTTAAGGCTGAAGAGATGACTGGTCCTAGGGTTTAA